Genomic segment of Euleptes europaea isolate rEulEur1 chromosome 21, rEulEur1.hap1, whole genome shotgun sequence:
tccctcattcccagcacGGGGGAGGAAGCAGCTGGTGTTGACAGGCCGACCTTCTCCACCATTTCAGGAGGACTCCAAGCGGCTCccagtcccctttccccctccccacagcaggcacccctgggcacggtcactgggggtgtggggggtggttgtgatttccctgcattgtgcagggggggtgggactagatgaccctggcggtcccccttccaactctgtgattctaggtaggtggggctgagagagcggtaagagagctgtgactagcccaaggtcacccagctggcttcgtgtggaggagcggggaaaccgacccggttccccagattagcctccgtcgctcatgtggaggaggagtgggggatcagacccggttctccagagtccgccactccagaACAAACCACTCCAAACAGGCGCTCTTGCAGGTCTCAGCTCTGGGCTGAGCTGCTCTGCTAGGGCCGCTGTGTCCTGGGGAAAGAGCGCCTTTTCGCCttggcttctgccagtctgagcgcccagatcagagtccactgctccaaaccaccagtcttaaccactgcacagaAGAGGCCACTCCGCAGGTACTGCGCTGGGGAAGATCCCGCTCAAAGGCTTGTAGATCTGCAGGAAGGCATCCAGGGCCTGGCCCCACCTTCCCAATAGGCTCACCCACTTCCCTGAAATGAATGGTGAACACAAGAGGCAGGGGATACCCCTCCAGGGGTCCTGGCAGCCCCCGGTAACGCTCCTTGGGAAGACTGTgctagccccccaccccacccccgagctCCCACTTTATTTAAATAATGGAGGCCACACActcagcttttttcttttaaatagaagCAAAGTTCTTTACAGCACCACGAAAAGCCatcaaatattgtttttttcataataacaacaatacaggtaggtggggatgttggagggaagaggaggctggGATCAGGATGCATAGCTCTGACAGAATGGACAGACGATACAAGTTCCAtaacttaataaaaatatatgtttcatatatatattacacatatATATCCAGCATAAGAATCTTCGAATACTTTTAAGATAcagcttgtgtttttttttttaatctctctttaCAACAGATATATTCACGTGGTCgtttcattttttgttcttttaaagtattttttaatttaataaagaAATTTCATAGTTGTGCCAGACGTGTTTTGGAGATCAGTACTTGGAGAAAAGAGGGGTGACCAGACGACAccctcaaccccaccccacccgtggCCACCCAgttctcattaaaaaaacaacaacacagagcaAAGGAATAAACCAGAATTGCATTCCCAAACATAAAAGCCATTTGTTGCCCTGACAGATCCTTGTGTGTACATCAGTATACAGCTGCACGTGTGTCAAAATTACAtccacgcacgcacgcacaaacaaattaaaaaaacaaacagaaaatacaCTGGTAGGAGATGAGATTGTATAGTACCAAATAATCCATAAAAGAAGGCACATCCTTTACTTTTGGCTAAAATGGTGTAAAAAGAACATGGCAAAGAAAATCAAAGCCCGTGTAACAGAAACTTAATTTCACACGCCCGAAAAACAAAAGTGATGGTATCTTTTACACCTTGTGCTACTCCTTAAGATGATCTCGCCACAAGTCAGAGGTTAGGACAAGTCTGAAGATCCCAGCTGCACTCTAGTTCTTTCAATTAAATCTCTTTAAAACTGTTTAATATACAACTGATAATATTAACtcttcttaaatatatatatatatatatatattactttcCTTTATTCTATCGGGGGGGATGACTCGTTATAATCATCTCAAATAATTTAATACGTTAGAGCTTATTTTCCTCAACCCTTTACACCCTCCAAAGAGAAAGTGtggattttgttttccatatctgcaaCCTAGAGGAGGGGCCTTTGCCCACTTAGCATGATTAATAACCCCGGGTGTCTGCCACCGAGTGCCTGAAGGAGCCAGACGTAGACAGTAGCCCAGGGGAAGAAGGGAACTTGGAGCAAAGGGGGGTTTCCTGAGCTTTTGATCTTCAGCTGGTACTTTTGAGCTGTCCAAACTAAGGCAGGGTCTGTTATCAGCACTTCTAACTTTCTGGCTTCTAGACTATGTTTTTCTCGTGGGAGAAGATGGATGgtgaaaggaagagggagaaagacccCAGAGGCTTAAAAGAGGCCCCAAGTTGCAGGTTGGAAGGGGGGGGTGACAACAGAGTCCCACATCTGCAAAGTGAGACAACGGCTCTAAAGGGAGACGCACCTATGGAAGCTCAGGATAGAATCCGGCCTCTTGGCCTAAAAGCAGCAAATGCCCGAGTAAACGCTGGTTTGTGAAGGCCGCCTCTGCCACTGGTCAAGGGTGCGAGACGCTCATACGGGTGGAACTTTGAGGCATATGAGGCCTGACCTCTGGAAGTTCAGCCTGAAATGTGGGAGCTCTTCTCGTTCCTTGACCTCCAAACGATCTCGGGTGCTTGTACTGTTCTGGATCTAGAGGAAGATGGGACACGAGGAAGAGAGCAAAGAACCATGAGCGGTGGCTTCCGTTATTACTGAAATATCAGACGGGCTAAAGCCAACAAGGGACCCCAAGGGTTAAGGTGGCTCTCGGAAAAGTGATGCTTGTGGGGGAAATGCCACCTCAGATAGGCGCATGTAGGAGGTCAGAACTCTTCCGTTCGGCACCGTTAGCCGGGAAGACGGCATTCTGAGGCCCATCTGTCCCTTCGGATGGCAAATAATAGCTAGGAAATGGGAAGATGATCTGCAAAACATCTAAGTGGTAATGGCGGGCCTGTTAGGACACAGTGATGTGATGTGACCTCTGAACTCAGGGAGGTATAAAACCACCGTCACAAAACACGTGAGATTTATCAGAGGAAGGACGCTAACGCTTGCCCCTAACTTAGCCTCTCTGGAAGCAATTCCTGATTGTGAAAATAGCACAAGCCTCTGCAaatcttttaaaatctttgtCCGAGGGCCCACAAACTAGACACCTCGGGGGACCCTGCCGCGGGTCCACGGCCAAGGTGGCTGCAGGCCTCAGGGGGCAGAATAGAAGCGATTACAAAAATTAAGAATGCACTTCAAGGATCGATGCATAAGGAGGCGAATCAAGTTCTGTGCCGTGAATGACTCCTTGATCTGAATGCTGGCTCCAGGAAGGCTATGAGCTCTCCTGTGGCAAAAAGATGCTGATTCTCACCAAGATGGGAATAATTTTGTTTAACACTGACAGGGAAAAGGAGGGGCCTCTCATTGCCAAGAAATTCCAGCAGGGAGAGAGTGGCCGATCAATGCTTTGACAACTCGGAGTTGCCGCATCGCCGTAGGAATGGGTAATGCGTTATTGGGATTCCTGGATTGTGCTTGTCTAAGATAAGATGTGCCCATTGAGAAGTGGCCATGAGGCCTCAAGGGTTAAGAGGGAATCCCCGTGGATCCACCCAAAGAGGCTGTGTCTCCCATCATCCTTTGGCCATTCAGATGCTCAATCGCTTACTTGTCACTGCAACTGAGAGACAAGGTGATTTGCTGGGTCCATCAGCATGACAGTGGGGACCATCATGACACACTCAAGACTGCTGCAGAAATGTTGTTTCCTGGGCCAACGTCTTTCCATAGCTGCCTCTCTCCTTGAACTCCATAGCAATGGAGAATCTCAACCTTACAAGCACCACCTTACCAAGAAAACGTCCAGTCCTGGCTGGCCAGCTCGGCCCCACCACCATTCCCCCTCTCCAGCAACCGACCATGGCTGGTTCCCTTTGAGACACAAGGGCGCACGTTCCGAAGCAATCGCTCCTCAGGCACGCAGAGCCCAGCACTGCAGGGCTTCAACGAGGTTGGGTCTTTCTTACCTCACACCACCCCACGTCAACGTTGTAGGCCGAGTACCCATGCTTGACGAGAGCAATACCAGCCAAGGAGGACTCTGGAGTCTGAGTTATGTCATAGGTGAAGAGGTTCCGGTGTGCTCGTCTTGGCAGATGATGGAATGTATTTGGAGTATGCGGACACCGAGAGAGAGGTCTCCAAGCGCCAAATCCCTAGAGGAAGAGTCTCTACTGCCAAACACCTCCGGCCCCTCCCCGGCGGTGCCGCTTTGTCACCAAACATTCCACAATTCTGGACAGGATGAATATCCCATGCCAGCCCACTGTCGACTTCGCTCTCCTCCCCACATCTGCGCGCACCCTCCCAGAAAGAAGTCTGGTACGGAAGGCTTCATTGTCTAATCAGGTGACAAGCTCTTTGGAAACAAAGAGAAAGTGCAATCAAAGTCCCTCATGCTCAGAACCACAACCATTGTTTACCCAGAGATATATTTTAacctttctccccaccctccccccaaaaagaccCCAGGAATAAATATTCTTCTGTGGCAGCTGCAACAGCGGCCAGGGGGGTATTTACAGGTGGGCttctgccagatttttttttcctttttttttttttatcttttcaAGTTTCAACACCGTATCAATCATGCAAACATACCAAAGCTTTTTCACGGCACCTGCCAGGAacgaggcaaacaaacaaacagaaaaggagCTTATTTGTCAAATGGGACTCGTTAACAGAACAAAACTCCCCACAGTTACAAGCTTCATCGTCACCAGGAGAAGACTAACACCTTCGGGACAAAGAAACGAAGCATGCAGCCCACCAAAAGCCCCACCCCCTCGCCCTGGGCTGACGGCTTCCCTtgggcatctccccacccccgcctcttccagcgctcccccaccccaccccacccaaaaatGGCAGACAGGGGCAGGAACCGAGACAGCAGGGCACAGCAAGAGGGGCAGCGCTCAGTCTTGGGACGAGACCGACACAAAAGGCAAGAGGGTCACCGGGACAGAACGGCCAACCCAAGTGGAAAACGAGAACAGCCAGCAGCAAAACTGAAGACTTATTTGTGCCACATTCTGATCGCTTGTAGGGACTGTCATAGAAGGTGGGGCGGAAGGACTTCAATCTTGGAGAGAGGTCAGGGACGCCTTCCCGGTTCATCAGGAAAGAGACGCGTGGCAGGCTGAGCCGGAGCAGATCGCGCGGCTGCCGTCGGGCCCGGAGAAAGTCGCCAGATGACGTTCAGCCCGCAGACCAGCAACCTCCTGGCCAGAACGAGGCACGGCGGCCTTCCGCCTCGTTTGGGGGAGAATTCCAGCTGTCCTTTATTCCCCAGGGTCAGCAGGTGGTTAAGCTAGAAAAACAGGGGCAACACAGCGGAGGGAATTCCCTTTCATTTGTTGTGTTTTGCTTTGGCAAAACTGGTCCCAAGGAAAGCCTTTCCCAAGCACCTCCCATTTgtttcagcacaatcctgaggtaATCTTATCTTCTTTGTGCAAACCCTAAAAAGACGGCGggtgaggggggagtttggggggaTGGGACGATACTCGTGGAGGCGACCTGTGCCCTTGGTGCCCTTGGCAGATCCTGAGGTTGGCCCGGGGGGTTCTCCGGCTCTCATTCCAACATGGCATCCAGCTGGTCCGCGAGGTCGTCGAACATGCTGCCGATGTCGTCCAGGATGCTGACTGTGCTCTTGGATTCCACGGCGGAGCTGAAGGGGGACAGAGGCCGGAGGGGGAGTGATGAGACGGATGCCggctctgccctccctctccccccacccccccccaggcatttcccactcttcctctgaGACCACGTTGGCATATGCCTTCCCCAAGCCCtcgaagacaacccagaaactgcaaCTGGCCCAGCGTGCGGCGGCCCATTTTGGGCCAGCCGCCGGGAACAGACGTggcccatttggaaacagctgccagtCTCCGTTTCAGAATCCAATTCAAGGTACAACAGTTACGACCCTTGAAACTCTTCACGGCCTGGGACTCACATAACGGGAACGACCAGCTCCTTCCCTGTGTGCCTGTGTGCCGACTgcggtcatcaggcagccatctgctgCCGATCCCCACCACTTAGGGTAGCCTGCCTGCCACGGGCCAGAGCccggggccttttccatcatgcccCCAACTCTGTGGGACGGGCCCCCTGAAGCAGTGAGAGGGCTCCccccttccttggagatcttcaggagacgCTGCTAGACCTGcatgtttgccagggctttggagCTTAGAATCAACAGGCGTCTTTTAAGTTGCGGAGGGATTGCTATTTTCATTTTTGGCCttaacagaaaatgtttttaaactattattgtcagtcatcttgaaccatgaggaaaggtgggatattaatgttttagtcgacaaatataaatcaataaatccCCGTCGGGTACAAGAGACTGAAGATCCCACCCTGATGCCTCCGTCTggtgacacacacacagagggtgcTCCCGGGGTCCCCGCCCTGGCCCTCCCCTGCCCAACTGAATccagccccagcccccagcccccaccccctctggccgTCCTTACTCTGATGCCTGCCCATCCTCCTGCTTGATCTTCTCCTCcacagcttgcagggccgccgcaaGCGAGGCGCTCGTCTCCTCCAGTTTCTGGTGGGCGCTCTCCGCACTGACGCTCTCTGCCGAAGGCCCAGCCATGGAAGAGCGCGGCGGCTTGACCGGCACTGTCTGAGACGCCACCCCGCCGGGAGAGAGGGGCTTGGCTGGGCTGGAGCAGAGCGAGGGGGGTGTGCTTGACGGCTTGATGGTGGGCACCAGCTGCTTGGCAGGCGATGGTGCGGGCGTGGAGCTGGCACTTGCCGACTGGAGGGCAGCGTGGACCTTCGGCTTGGGGGCGGTCGGGGGAGGCGTGGGCTTGGGGGAGACCGGAGGTGGGGTGCCGTGGACCCGCTTCACTTCTGCAACAGAGAGGGCAGCATCAGCACCTACCCATTTCTGGGGGTGCCGCAGCTGCATAGAGACGTGGCATATATGCCGCCTATTCCcaatttccttcccctcttctccatgctACCCCGACATCCCAGAAGGCTTGTGAGCCCCTTGCTTATGTATGGACATGTGGTTACAGGGacggacccccccctccccaccttagGCATAAGGACCTGGGATAGCTGGCTGTGCCTGCCGACCCTGCAGGAAGCGGAGGGATACACAGGGATCACCGGGGCTACAGGAAGAAGCAACCAAGCAGAGCACTGTCCTGGAAAGATCTGTGGCTTCTGCCTGCCTGTGAGCTACCTGCCAAGATGACAGCTTTCTCCAGCAGTGCACACTTACCTGGACTGCCAGGGCCAGGAATTGGGGCCTTTTTGGAGGTGGGTGTGGGGGGCCCAGAGGCTTTCTGGGGTAGTACAGGCTTAGGAGATACTGGTGGCTTGGCCGGTTTCTTGGGCTCGCCTTCCACGGGGAGCTGCGTCGAAACACGGTCAGATTTCTCCTGCGAGGCTCCCGTGCTGCTCGTGTCAGAGGCCGGGCGGCGCTTTACGGTGGCCGTGCCGTTCTGATACACCGACAACGGTGCCGGTTCCTGCTCCTTGTCTTTCAACTTCGGCCGCCTCTTGACCGTGTCGGACTCTGTGAGGAGGAACTTGATGCCGTCCTGTTGGCTTTGCTTGGCCCGGATCCTCCTCTTCAGGGTGGCACTGGCCTCCACCTTGGTGAGGTCACGGTGGGAGAGCAACGGGGCATCCCCCCCTTCAGCCTTGGCCACCCCCATCTGCCGCGGTCGCTGTCTGATGGTCAGGTTGCCCTCTTCGGCAAAGGGGATGTTCTCGCCAGAACCGCTCTGCGGGGAAGCTCCGGCGTGCTCCGCTCGCAGCCGCTCAGTGGGGCCGCCATCTGTAGCCGTGTCAGACTTGATGCTATCTGACCGCTCACGGCGGGCAGCTGTAACTAGTCCAGTGACGGGGCCGCTGATTGTTCGCCGGCGGTTCACAACCTCGCCGTCTAGCCCAATCGCATCCTTGTGCTTCACAGTGGCCAGCACGGTCGCGACACGAGAGTGTTCTGGACTGGATGGGTGAACAGCAGCGCCCGGTTGCAAGTAGTATCCGTCGGAGCCCTTCCCAAGGCCGGGTGGCTTCTGCAGGGCGAGTCCCCGGGCACCACCGCCAATggatgacatttccaacatagccGCGATGCTCTTGACGCTTCCAGCGCTGCCCGTATCAATAGTCCCGCCAAAATCACTGGCCCGTCTCTGCTGCTGTTCCGGGGAGGGCTCCGgtccctcttccccttccttggTGAAGTCGTCACCCATGTTAGTGCTGGAGATTGCAGAGCTGGAACGTTTGGGGGGCGGAGGCGGGGGACCCTTCTTCTTTGGCCGTACGGCAAAGGACTGACTGCGATTGACATTCTTATCGTTGCCCGACTGCGCCCGCACTGAATGGCTGCGCCCGACTCGCCTCTGTACAGTGGCATAGGGACCGGCGTCCGGCACCAGCAGTTCGTCTCGTTCCTGCTCACTATCTGACATGGCGTAACGGTTCAGGCTGTGAGCCCTCTTCTTTGGCCGGCCGCTTTCCTCCTCGCCGTCTCCAGCCTGAGGCGGCAGGCAGAGCACGGGCACCGAGACAGGCAACACCGGCACAGCTTGTGCCAAGGGTCCTGCCGTATGAGCATCTCCCTCCACAGGCTGCGGCATGACATAGGCGAAGCCGCGGTGCGTGGGGGACTGAGGCAGTGAACGGGGAGACATGGGGCGGTCCGACTGCGGCAGCCACTGTGGCGTAGGTTTTACCTTGGCTGTGGCATGTGCCATGCCAAGTGTCTGCGGCGAGGATGGGCGGGGCTTGGTGGGCGTTTGCGGGGGAGTGTAGTGCCCTCCGGATGGGGGAAAAGATTGCCGCGGTTTGCCAGGCACTGGCGGCACGCTCGCCCGCTTGATGCTGTGGCTGTGTCGGAGACTACGCACTTCCTTGGGGAGAGTCGCCGGTCCCTCTTTCCCGTCCTCCGCCAGGTACTCCTGGCTCTTGGAGATGGCCGTGCCGGCGGCTTTGGGTCCATCCCCCAGCAGTTCTTGGGAGCTGCTCATGAGTTTAGCCCGCCCACTCAGACTGTTCTCGTGGGCCAGGCGGGCGGAGTGCCGGAAGGCCGCCCCTTCGCGGAAGTGCCCCACATGATTGAcctgcttttctgccccttcCTCACCAGGGCCCGTCATGGCCGCCTGCAGCTCGTTGCTCAGCTCGCTGTCCTGGAAAGTGGTCATCTTGGGGGACTGACATTCAGCCGTCTCCTGCTGGGGGGACTCAATGGCCACTGTGTCCAGCGACTGAGGTGCCCCCTTCTTCTTCAGGGTCCCAGACTCGTACTTGACGTATTCAGCCTTCTGGATCTCAGCCAACTTTTTCACAGCTAACATCAGCTTTTTCTGGTGGCCTAACAGAAGCCGGGAGATAATGGTTTCAGCCCACGAGCACAGAAACAACCCATACAAAACCGTCTTTTTCTTAAGGacagcagaagagccctgctggatcagggtgGGGGCATccatctcatccagcatcctgtctcacacagtggcccaaccacgTCCCCATGGCTAGTACCTACTGACAGAGCTATCCTCCGTCATCCTTTTTTTGGATTATAAACTAGTAAAccgcaacaactatcggaccattgcattaatttctcatgcaagtaaagtgatgctcaaaatcttacagcaaaggctgctaccatatctggaacgagaaatgcctgatgttcaagctggtttcagaaaaggaagaggcactagagatcatattgcaaatatacgctggttactggagcgtacgagagaatttcagaagaaaatcagcttgtgtttcatagattacagcaaagcttttgactgtgtggatcatgaaaagctatggctggttttaaaggaaatgggtgtgccactacatctgatcgttttgatgcgcaacctgtactctggacaagaggcctcagttagaacagaatatggagaaacggaaggtttccaattggcaaaggtgtcagacaaggatgtattttatctccctatctcttcaatctatatgcagaacatataattaggaaagctggattagatttagatgaaggtggagtgaaaattggagagaggaacattaataatttgagatatgctgatgacactacattattggcagaaaatagtgaagatttgaaacaactattgctgaaagttaaaagagaaagtgccaaagcaggactacagctgaacatcaagaaaacaaaagtaatgactacaggagaattacacaactttaaggttgacaatgaggaaattgaaattgttcaagactttctattccttggctccaccatcaaccaaaagggagactgcagccaagaaattagaaggagattgatactgggaagggcagccatgaaggagctagaaaatattttgaagtgtaaggatgtgactctggccaccaagactagattaattcatgccatcgtattccctattactatgtatgggtgtgaaagctggacagtgaagaaagctgaaaggaagaaaatagactcctttgaaatgtggtgttggaggagagtgttacggattccgtggactgccaaaaaaacaaatcagtgggttatagatcaaatcaaacctgaactgaccctagcagctaaaatgactaaactgaggctgtcgtattttggtcacgtcatgagacgacaagagtcactggaaaagaccgtcatgttaggaaaagtagagggcagcaggaaaagaggaagacccaacaagagatggacggactcaataaaggaagccacagccttcaatttgcaagatctgaacaaggctgtcaaagataggacattttggagggctttcattcatagggtcgccatgagtcggaagcgacttgacggcacttaacacacacacaaaccgcaGAGCTCCCTTGCAAAGATGTGGGTGGCACGTTGTTCCTAGGAACAGAActgatggacaaaaggaaatacttctttacacaacaagtgattaaaacggGGAATTCTCTGACAGAGGACGGTTGGAGgcagagatggctttaaaaggggcagattcatggaggagaggtctctcagtggctactagccatggtgactagccacattcagaggcagtcagcctctgaatcctaCTGCCAGGAGGGAACATCAGCGGaaagcctcggcctctatgccctgcttgttggacctccagaggaactggccggccactgtgtgagatgggatgctggactcgatggaccctCCTCTcgctttcccacccacccccactctgcTCCTCCAAACTACCCGGAGGACCCGTCCCCCTCACCCAGTTTGGTGATGCCAATCTCCTGCAAATCCTCCCAAGTGATGTCGGTGATGAAGTCGATGTTCTCATAGCCATTCTCCACCAGCACCTTGTAGTACTGGGCCAGGCCGATCATGGACAGCCAGAGAGCCAAGTTTGcctgtggagtggggggggggggaagagaaggggaggggagggacatggtCAGTCTTCCGAAGGGACCAGAGGACCAACGCTGTGTTGGGAGAGCCCAAGCGAGGTGTTTGTGTTGGGGTGGAAAAGGAAGGACCATCTTACTGGCTTGTATTCCGGGAGCCACTCAGGAATGCTGAGACTGTTGATCTCCGAGGCAATCTTCTTTCTGTGGCCAGGTTTGGTGACCCCGATGGCAGTCAGATCCTGCGGCAGACAAGAGCAGCAACTTCATTTCATTCTATgtaaagttattttaagcctgcctttctcctagtCACCTGGGGCCCggggcgcacacacacacacacacacacccctttaagggcagcccttttgttgttgttgttaacatttttttttaatttttaacgtGAAGGGGAGAGGTAGGGAAACTGCAGGGAAAGGGAGCATTCCAAAATTGAACAGTTCGAAGACACAAAAGAGGAATTACTCTTTTATACACTAGACGATTCATGCTGCGCGGGCCCTACACAAAACAAGACGGTTTTCCCAGCATAAAAATATAGTTGGTAGAAGTTTCAAAATTAATATCAGTTCCCTGCACAGGCTCAAAAGGGGAGAGGCAGCAACAATATGGGCAAACTTGCCAAGCtgtgccctcctccctctccaaaGACTATCTCCTTTCCTCACCTCTGGCGTCATCCGGCTGATGGTGGGGAGATCATACCCGGCGTTGATGAAGTTTGAGGCGTACAGCTGCAGCTGGAACTTAAAAAGCCACTGGTACACGGCCTCCGAGCtctggcaggaggaggagggagacacAGAAGAGAGCCATGCGATCTGCCCATGTCTGTCAGACCCCTTTTAAACCAGACCACCCTCTGCCCTGTGCCCCGGCAATAAGGAGGGAGACGTGTTTGCAGGAACAAACCCGTCGTGTGCGGCTACCAACGGGTGTGACGGTGGGGCAGACCCCCTGCTAACCCTAAGCAATTGCATGCATTTCAACGTCACCTCTGCGGTACCCATGCGAGGGGCGActaagggagaggagggggcctGGCTGCCTTCTTCCCCGGCTTATGGCGAAAGATCAGGATGGCGTCCACAAACCACAACCGGGGGCGAGGGGGGGAGCAGCCGATATACTCTGCACCTACCCGGGCCAGGCTGCTCAAACTTACCTTCCCCTCCGACAGGGGCTCCACCTTTTTCACCGGCTGCTCGCCGTAGGGCTGGCTGGGGTACGAGGGGCCGCTCAGACTCGGCGTCCGAGAAGAACCtgccagggaggagggaggaggagccgTCAGCAGGACGGAGGCCTGCCGGGGTTCATACACGGTTGAGGTTCCTGGCCATGGGCCGACGGCCAGCCGGCGTGGGCCCCTCCCACGCGTGGAGACCCCACTCTGCACAAGGCATCCCCGAGTCCAGGAAGGGAATCCTCCTGGTTTGAGTTATAGTTTATCCGTTTGTTTTTCACCTTGttccctaaccctcatcctattTCATTATTGGTTGGTGGCATCAAGCTGTCCGACGACGCAGTTTTCTTCCCGTCACCCACCCAGAGTGTGAGCGAGAAAAATGGacgataaataaagtaaaataacaaTAACTATAATAAGAATAGCTGCAGACGGGGGGAAGGGCTGTTGGTGTCAGCCATCCAAACGCTACAGCCATCATCCCCAATTGGACAGGACATTCCCCATTTCTGCCCGGGAAGGAAAATGCCGTTCTCCATCCACGCTTGAGAAAACCCACACCATTAAAATTGTCACCTCCCCCACCCTACTTTGTGGGTTGTgttgatggcattaaaaaaaaaaaaaaaaccaaaacaccgGACACAAAAATGGTAGAAAGCAAAAGTCTCCCAAGGGCAACGTAGAAATACAAATGGAAACCAAGAGGAGCCAGCCTCCTCATTACAGGGCACACGTTGACAGCCAGAGAGGAAGGGTGGTTAGAGGGCCAGACTAGCccggggttcaaatcctcactcatctGGTTAGTACTGGACCGCTAGCCAGTTGGTTTCTCTCTGTCTAACCTACatggcagggttgttgtggggataagacTGA
This window contains:
- the CASKIN1 gene encoding caskin-1, with translation MGKDQELMQAVKAEDVGAVQKLLQRPRPGKAKLLGSTKRVNVNFQDTDGFSALHHAALNGNTELISLLLDAQAAVDIKDNKGMRPLHYAAWQGKKEPMKLVLKAGSSVNIQSDEGQIPLHLAAQHGHYDVSEMLLQHQSNPCILDNSGKTPLDLACEFGRVGVVQLLLSSNMCAALLEAKPGDITDPNGTSPLHLAAKNGHIDVIRLLLQSGIDINRQTKAGTALHEASLCGKTDVVRLLLDSGINAHIRNTYSQTALDIVNQFTATQASKEIKQMLRDASAALQVRAVKDYCNNYDLTSLNVKAGDIITVLEQHADGRWKGCIHDNRTGNDRVGYFPSSLVEAISKRTGPWNGSPGQFQAIPLPACGASVPNGLSCFSSSSSSSSSFSSSTHQIHFLPPPPPPPAPHQLLFSSFGYCRLPHGALEGPGANPGSRGSDASPSHLSPGASATTPAPAEEIWVLRKPYAGGDRSSVGSTGSVASGRSSGSGQSTGSGSHALHPGSEGVKLLATVLSQKASVQESAVGDGPAKASETPAGSSRTPSLSGPSYPSQPYGEQPVKKVEPLSEGKSSEAVYQWLFKFQLQLYASNFINAGYDLPTISRMTPEDLTAIGVTKPGHRKKIASEINSLSIPEWLPEYKPANLALWLSMIGLAQYYKVLVENGYENIDFITDITWEDLQEIGITKLGHQKKLMLAVKKLAEIQKAEYVKYESGTLKKKGAPQSLDTVAIESPQQETAECQSPKMTTFQDSELSNELQAAMTGPGEEGAEKQVNHVGHFREGAAFRHSARLAHENSLSGRAKLMSSSQELLGDGPKAAGTAISKSQEYLAEDGKEGPATLPKEVRSLRHSHSIKRASVPPVPGKPRQSFPPSGGHYTPPQTPTKPRPSSPQTLGMAHATAKVKPTPQWLPQSDRPMSPRSLPQSPTHRGFAYVMPQPVEGDAHTAGPLAQAVPVLPVSVPVLCLPPQAGDGEEESGRPKKRAHSLNRYAMSDSEQERDELLVPDAGPYATVQRRVGRSHSVRAQSGNDKNVNRSQSFAVRPKKKGPPPPPPKRSSSAISSTNMGDDFTKEGEEGPEPSPEQQQRRASDFGGTIDTGSAGSVKSIAAMLEMSSIGGGARGLALQKPPGLGKGSDGYYLQPGAAVHPSSPEHSRVATVLATVKHKDAIGLDGEVVNRRRTISGPVTGLVTAARRERSDSIKSDTATDGGPTERLRAEHAGASPQSGSGENIPFAEEGNLTIRQRPRQMGVAKAEGGDAPLLSHRDLTKVEASATLKRRIRAKQSQQDGIKFLLTESDTVKRRPKLKDKEQEPAPLSVYQNGTATVKRRPASDTSSTGASQEKSDRVSTQLPVEGEPKKPAKPPVSPKPVLPQKASGPPTPTSKKAPIPGPGSPEVKRVHGTPPPVSPKPTPPPTAPKPKVHAALQSASASSTPAPSPAKQLVPTIKPSSTPPSLCSSPAKPLSPGGVASQTVPVKPPRSSMAGPSAESVSAESAHQKLEETSASLAAALQAVEEKIKQEDGQASDSAVESKSTVSILDDIGSMFDDLADQLDAMLE